ATCCAATTGTTCCCTTTCCAGGGAAAAATCGGTCATTACCGCAGTTCTTTCAATCTTGCCGCACGCCCGCGCCGACTGCGCAGGAAATAGAGCTTGGCCCTGCGGATCCGTGAATGACGGTTCACCTTGATCGTCTGCACCAGCTTGGAGTTCAAAGGAAAGATACGTTCCACGGAGACGCCGAATGAAGTTTTGCGAACCGTGACCGTGCGGGAGATGCCTCGGTTGTTCTGGGCGATCACCGTTCCCTCGAACACCTGGATCCGCTCCTTGCCCCCCTCAATCACGCGATAGTGGACGGCCACGATATCGCCGGTGCGAATCCGGGGAAGATCATCCCGAGGCGTCTGGTATTCGTACAAATCATGAGATGAAAACACCCGCGGTTCCTTTTGATCTGCCTGGGAAGGTTCGGCTCCGTTCCCGGAAGCTTCCCGGACTTCCCCTGTATGATCAGTATTCTGTTCTTCTTTGCCTTTATCTTCCGACATATTCACTCCTCAATCCGGCCTGTTTTCGGGGATGTGATACCCAACGGAATCCCATTGTACTATTTTTTGCTTTCCAGTTCAATAGAGGACGGCTTGATTGACGCATGCGCACGATTCTGCTATACAACTCCCATGAAACGGACCGTTATCGGCCTGTTGCTGCTGGCAGCCTGTTTTTCTCTTTTTTCCTCTGATCCAGGGGAGTGGGAACAAGGAATCCGCACCTGCACGGCCATTCTTGAGCAGATACGGGCGTACCACCCTGAGCCTGTTGATGAAACGGAACTGGTCCATGCATCTTTACACGGATTGTTGGCAAAACTGGATCCTCATTCCTACTTCCTGGATGCGGATTCATTTCGCGCCATGTTCGAAGACCAACGGGGAAATTATTTCGGAATCGGGACCCGCATCCGTCGTATTGGGGGCCACCTGACGGTAATCGCCCCGATTGAGGGTACCCCGGCTTTTCGCCTGGGCATTCTTCCCGGAGACGTAATCGCCTTTATTGACGGGCGCCCTACCCGTGAAATGAGCCTGGACGAGGCAATGAATTATCTGCGTGGACAGAGAGGCACACAAGTAACCATAAAGGTTGAGCGCCCGGGAAACCCCGACCTGCTCTCTTTTCAGATCAAACGCACCGAAATCCCTTTGCCTACCTTGACCCATACCCTGGTTGAACCCACGGATTCGCGAACCGGCTACATCGGCTTGCGCACATTCGGCCGCACAACTGCGGATGAGTTCAAGAAAGCCGTCGATTCCCTGGTACTCAGCCAAGGCATTCAGCGCCTGATCATTGACCTGCGTTGGAACACCGGCGGCTCCCTGGCGGCCGCCATTGAGTTGAGTGATTTCTTTCTGCAGCCGGGACGCCCCATCGTCACCCTGCGGGGAAGGTCTTTGGAACGGGGATTCACCTCCCGGGAACGCCCGCTCTGGCCGGAATTAAAACTGGCGATCCTGATCAACCGTCACAGTGCCAGTGCTTCCGAGATACTGGCCGCCGCCCTGCAGGAACACGGGCGCGCGCTAGTGGTTGGCCGACGCTCCTGGGGAAAGGGTCTGGTGGAAACGGTTTTCAATCTTCCAGGCAACCGCGGCGCGGCTTTAACCACGGCCCGCTACCACACTCCGCATGGGCGTTGTCTGCAACGTGAATACGGCACCGCACTCAACCCCTACGGTCATCGCATCCCCAAAGATTACGACACCAACAGGGCCATCCCGGGCGGGGTGATTCCGGATCTAATCGTGAAGGAGACCCGCCAGTCAAAGACCGTGCGCGACCTGATCTCAAAGGGAGCATTTTTTCACTTTTCCCGCCGCCTCCTGGAGTCCGGTTTTGCTGTCTCTCAAGACCTGGCAATCAGCGAGGATCTGCTGCGCCGTTTCCGGGCTTTTGTTAACGGGCGCGACTGGCAAATTCACATCCAAAAATCCAATGAACCCGAAGTGCGCCGGGAAATCCTGCGCGCCCTGTTGACATCATCGATTTCGGAATCTGCGGGCTTCCGGGTGTTTTTGTTGCATGACCCCGTCAACCAGGCCGCCCTGCATTACCTGGAAACATCTTCGTTGCCCAAGGAGCCGCTATCATGACCCAAAAAAACGATTTCATCACCCAGATCACCAAACGTTCGCAGGACTTCTCCCGCTGGTACACAGACGTGATCCGACGCGCGGAACTGGCTGATTACTCACCCATGAAAGGCATGATGGTCATCCGCCCATACGGCTACGAAATCTGGGAACTCATGAAAGCGCGGTTGGACCGGATGTTTAAAGCCACGGGACACCGCAATGCCTATTTCCCCCTTTTTATTCCTGAAAGTTTGCTGAAAAAAGAAGCCGAACACGTGGAAGGATTCGCCCCGGAAGTGGCCTGGGTCACCATGGGAGGAAACGAACCCCTGGAAGAGCGTTATGCCGTACGCCCCACATCGGAAGCGATCATCTGTTCCATGTACGCGCGCTGGGTTTCTTCCTGGCGGGACCTGCCCCTGCTGATCAACCAGTGGGCCAACGTGGTTCGCTGGGAAAAAGTCACCCGCCCTTTTCTGCGTACAACGGAATTTCTGTGGCAGGAGGGACACACCGTACATGCAACCGCTGCGGAAGCCCAGGAAGAAACACTTCGCATCCTGGACATCTACCGGACATTTGTCGAAGAATACCTGGCCCTTCCCGTGATCGCCGGGCTAAAGACAGACGCTGAAAAGTTCGCCGGAGCCGTCAACACCTACTGCATTGAAGCGCTGATGCCGGACGGCCGGGCCCTGCAGGCAGGTACTTCCCATAACCTGGGGCAGAACTTCTCTCGGGCATTTAACATTCGTTTTGAAAATCGCGACCAGGAACTGGAATTCGGCTGGGGAACTTCCTGGGGTGTGTCCACCCGCTTGGTGGGAGCCGTGATAATGGCACATGGAGACGATTCCGGACTCATCATTCCTCCCCGCATCGCACCCTTTCAGGCCGTCATTGTGCCCATCAGCCGGGGAAATTGGAAAGAGACGGTGTTGCCGGAAGCCATCCGGCTGAGGGATGAACTTCAAGCCGCGGGAATCCGGGCCCACCTGGATGACTGCGACACAAATACACCGGGATGGAAATTCGCGGAATGGGAAATGCGCGGCGTACCGGTGCGGGTGGAAATCGGTCCCAAGGATATTGAGAAAAAGCAGGTGGTGCTGGTCAATCGCATCAATCGGGAAAAATCCTTCGTATCCCGCGGTGAATGCGTGCAATCCCTTCAAAACAAACTGGACGAAATCCAGTCTTCCCTTTTTGAAAGGGCGCTGAAATTCCGCGATGACAACACCCGGGACGCAGCGGATTTTGATGCCCTGGCCGAAATCATTCAAGAGCAACGCGGCCTGGTACGTGCCGGCTGGTGCGGTTCAACCGCATGCGAAGCCCTGGTGAAAGAAAAGACAAAAGCCACCATCCGCGTAATTTTGGAAGAGGAACCGGAAGAAGGAGTCATTTGCGCGGCCTGTGGCGGGCCCTCTAAGCACATGGTGCTGTTAGCCCGGTCATATTAAAAAAAGTTGGAGAGTTGGAAAGTTGGGTTCTATTACGTTTTGTGTGGGTAAATCCGCAAAGATGATGAGCGAGAAATTGTTGTGATGAGTACCCAGAGGGCATACATACCCGCAGGGCATAAAGC
This Candidatus Aminicenantes bacterium DNA region includes the following protein-coding sequences:
- a CDS encoding S41 family peptidase, producing MISILFFFAFIFRHIHSSIRPVFGDVIPNGIPLYYFLLSSSIEDGLIDACARFCYTTPMKRTVIGLLLLAACFSLFSSDPGEWEQGIRTCTAILEQIRAYHPEPVDETELVHASLHGLLAKLDPHSYFLDADSFRAMFEDQRGNYFGIGTRIRRIGGHLTVIAPIEGTPAFRLGILPGDVIAFIDGRPTREMSLDEAMNYLRGQRGTQVTIKVERPGNPDLLSFQIKRTEIPLPTLTHTLVEPTDSRTGYIGLRTFGRTTADEFKKAVDSLVLSQGIQRLIIDLRWNTGGSLAAAIELSDFFLQPGRPIVTLRGRSLERGFTSRERPLWPELKLAILINRHSASASEILAAALQEHGRALVVGRRSWGKGLVETVFNLPGNRGAALTTARYHTPHGRCLQREYGTALNPYGHRIPKDYDTNRAIPGGVIPDLIVKETRQSKTVRDLISKGAFFHFSRRLLESGFAVSQDLAISEDLLRRFRAFVNGRDWQIHIQKSNEPEVRREILRALLTSSISESAGFRVFLLHDPVNQAALHYLETSSLPKEPLS
- a CDS encoding proline--tRNA ligase, translating into MTQKNDFITQITKRSQDFSRWYTDVIRRAELADYSPMKGMMVIRPYGYEIWELMKARLDRMFKATGHRNAYFPLFIPESLLKKEAEHVEGFAPEVAWVTMGGNEPLEERYAVRPTSEAIICSMYARWVSSWRDLPLLINQWANVVRWEKVTRPFLRTTEFLWQEGHTVHATAAEAQEETLRILDIYRTFVEEYLALPVIAGLKTDAEKFAGAVNTYCIEALMPDGRALQAGTSHNLGQNFSRAFNIRFENRDQELEFGWGTSWGVSTRLVGAVIMAHGDDSGLIIPPRIAPFQAVIVPISRGNWKETVLPEAIRLRDELQAAGIRAHLDDCDTNTPGWKFAEWEMRGVPVRVEIGPKDIEKKQVVLVNRINREKSFVSRGECVQSLQNKLDEIQSSLFERALKFRDDNTRDAADFDALAEIIQEQRGLVRAGWCGSTACEALVKEKTKATIRVILEEEPEEGVICAACGGPSKHMVLLARSY
- a CDS encoding 50S ribosomal protein L19, whose product is MSEDKGKEEQNTDHTGEVREASGNGAEPSQADQKEPRVFSSHDLYEYQTPRDDLPRIRTGDIVAVHYRVIEGGKERIQVFEGTVIAQNNRGISRTVTVRKTSFGVSVERIFPLNSKLVQTIKVNRHSRIRRAKLYFLRSRRGRAARLKELR